The Halobacterium sp. CBA1132 genome has a segment encoding these proteins:
- a CDS encoding HVO_2922 family protein: MSTPDSGDGVLGFYERQIGRAQTADEVYGYLVFVAGLVLGIVGILLFLPSESASSLREYSVAVGAAGFALLIAGSVIRLPLQRAATIAVYLGALLCAAAIAWFFVVFPGEWQVATGHQGVIALYVVGIAIIGAGGVLVPLLTTTRTTEATAAARAETAERDQRIEDVESELEAAERARDELDGEIESLRTSQAQFELYEDKAGEFRWRLRHRNGNVVADSGQGYTQKHNAQKGMQSVRRNALGAGTIHAVSEPVEDETKLDDLPMLPDAAEESQATIEVYEDNGGEYRWRLVHDNGNIIADSGEGYTRRRDAERAVEGVRRNAGPASYLTFDPTSFEIYRDVAGEWRWRLVHKNGNILADSGEGYSRRRDARRAVDRLQDRVADADFDVYEDADGDYRWRLRAENGNVVADSGEGYTRRGEAEDAVERVRNYAPDADALDVGFAAFEVYEDNGGEWRWRLRHRNGNIIADGGEGYSSRTKTHDAIESVKRDAPGADVETK, from the coding sequence ATGTCAACTCCAGACAGCGGGGACGGAGTACTGGGCTTCTACGAACGACAGATCGGACGAGCCCAGACCGCCGACGAGGTGTACGGCTACCTCGTGTTCGTCGCTGGGCTGGTGCTCGGAATCGTCGGCATCCTGCTGTTCTTACCCAGCGAGTCCGCCAGCTCGCTGCGCGAGTACAGCGTCGCCGTCGGCGCCGCCGGGTTCGCGCTGCTCATCGCCGGCTCTGTCATCCGGCTCCCGCTCCAGCGAGCCGCGACGATAGCCGTCTACCTCGGCGCGCTGCTGTGCGCCGCCGCCATCGCGTGGTTCTTCGTCGTGTTCCCCGGCGAGTGGCAGGTCGCGACCGGTCACCAGGGCGTCATCGCGCTCTACGTCGTCGGCATCGCAATCATCGGTGCCGGCGGCGTGCTCGTTCCGCTGCTCACGACGACGCGAACAACCGAAGCGACGGCGGCCGCACGCGCCGAAACCGCGGAGCGCGACCAGCGCATCGAGGACGTCGAGAGCGAACTCGAAGCCGCCGAGCGCGCCCGCGACGAACTCGACGGCGAAATCGAGTCCCTCCGCACGAGCCAAGCGCAGTTCGAACTGTACGAGGACAAGGCCGGCGAGTTCCGGTGGCGGCTCCGCCACCGCAACGGCAACGTCGTCGCGGACAGCGGGCAGGGCTACACGCAGAAGCACAACGCCCAGAAGGGCATGCAGAGCGTGCGCCGGAACGCGCTCGGTGCGGGCACGATTCACGCGGTTTCGGAACCCGTTGAGGACGAAACCAAACTCGACGACCTGCCGATGCTCCCGGACGCCGCCGAGGAGAGCCAAGCGACCATCGAAGTGTACGAGGACAACGGCGGCGAATACCGCTGGCGACTCGTCCACGACAACGGGAACATCATCGCGGACAGCGGCGAGGGCTACACGCGCCGCCGCGACGCCGAGCGCGCCGTCGAGGGCGTGCGGCGAAACGCCGGCCCCGCGTCGTACCTCACGTTCGACCCGACGTCGTTCGAAATCTACCGCGACGTCGCCGGCGAGTGGCGATGGCGGCTCGTCCACAAGAACGGAAACATCCTCGCGGACAGCGGTGAGGGTTACTCCCGCCGCCGCGACGCCCGTCGCGCGGTCGACCGCCTGCAGGACCGCGTCGCCGACGCCGACTTCGACGTCTACGAGGACGCGGACGGCGACTACCGCTGGCGGCTCCGCGCGGAGAACGGCAACGTCGTCGCCGACAGCGGCGAGGGCTACACGCGGCGCGGCGAAGCCGAGGACGCCGTCGAGCGCGTCCGCAACTACGCGCCGGACGCCGACGCGCTGGACGTCGGGTTCGCGGCGTTCGAAGTGTACGAGGACAACGGCGGCGAGTGGCGGTGGCGGCTCCGCCACCGCAACGGGAACATCATCGCCGACGGCGGCGAGGGCTACAGTTCCCGGACGAAGACCCACGACGCCATCGAGAGCGTGAAGCGCGACGCGCCCGGCGCGGACGTCGAAACCAAGTAA
- the rpl12p gene encoding 50S ribosomal protein P1: MEYVYAALILNESGEEINEDNITGVLEAAGVDVEESRVKALVAALEDVDIEEAVAEAAAAPAAPAAGASSGDEEAEESEDEAEEAAEAEEEEEAGDDEDEEASGEGLGDLFG, encoded by the coding sequence ATGGAGTACGTTTACGCAGCACTCATCCTGAACGAATCTGGCGAAGAGATCAACGAAGACAACATCACCGGCGTCCTCGAGGCCGCCGGCGTCGACGTCGAGGAATCCCGCGTCAAGGCGCTCGTCGCGGCCCTCGAAGACGTCGACATCGAGGAAGCCGTCGCCGAAGCGGCTGCCGCTCCTGCTGCGCCCGCCGCGGGCGCCTCCAGCGGTGACGAGGAAGCCGAGGAGTCCGAGGACGAGGCCGAGGAAGCGGCCGAGGCCGAGGAAGAAGAGGAAGCCGGCGACGACGAGGACGAAGAGGCCAGCGGCGAAGGTCTCGGCGACCTCTTCGGGTAA
- a CDS encoding DUF6517 family protein, with protein MQRRTAVAVALAALIATSGCLGILGGDGLSFSASQATVSEDALQETGYEEASVNESVITREFSAAGQSRNVTVTNWVAMYERTVDVPVLGEQRAAVFGAFSSPEVSVVGQSFNPIDDYSEKDLAQLAQQQYDGLSVGQTASTRDVTVLNKSTTVTKFEGTADISGQSVDVFIHVTKVKHDGDYVVAVAIYPQDLDGEQENVDELLAGLEH; from the coding sequence ATGCAACGACGAACGGCGGTCGCCGTAGCGCTGGCCGCACTCATCGCGACCAGCGGCTGTCTCGGTATCCTCGGCGGGGACGGACTGTCCTTCTCCGCATCCCAAGCCACGGTCTCCGAGGACGCGCTCCAAGAGACCGGCTACGAGGAAGCGAGCGTGAACGAATCGGTAATTACGCGCGAGTTCTCCGCGGCCGGCCAGTCGCGGAACGTCACCGTCACCAACTGGGTGGCGATGTACGAGCGCACCGTCGACGTACCCGTTCTCGGCGAGCAGCGAGCCGCCGTCTTCGGCGCGTTCTCCAGCCCCGAAGTGAGCGTCGTCGGGCAGTCGTTCAACCCAATCGACGACTACTCTGAGAAGGACCTCGCCCAACTCGCCCAACAGCAGTACGACGGCCTCTCTGTCGGACAGACCGCGAGCACCCGCGACGTGACCGTGCTCAACAAGTCCACGACGGTCACGAAGTTCGAGGGAACCGCAGATATTAGCGGGCAGTCCGTGGACGTCTTCATCCACGTCACGAAGGTCAAACACGACGGCGACTACGTCGTTGCGGTCGCTATCTACCCGCAGGACCTCGACGGCGAGCAGGAAAACGTCGACGAGCTGCTGGCCGGCCTCGAACACTGA
- a CDS encoding rubrerythrin-like domain-containing protein, whose translation MDSYTPPSTSRYECTGCLSRFERDSHIVACPECGEPVRNVTVPRE comes from the coding sequence ATGGATTCGTACACGCCCCCGTCGACGAGCCGCTACGAGTGCACCGGCTGTCTGAGCCGCTTCGAGCGCGACTCCCACATCGTGGCGTGCCCGGAGTGTGGCGAGCCAGTACGGAACGTAACAGTTCCCCGAGAGTAG
- a CDS encoding tripartite tricarboxylate transporter permease gives MDVAGVRVLVSPNASAAALAAVTAGVLLGTCSGLVPGLHVNTLALLLAAAAPSVPGPPQLVGAAMLAAGVTHSFLDVVPTLALGVPDPAMAVSALPGHRLVMGGRGREALRVSALGSGVAVAVAFVLGVPVTLAATVVAPLVYEHLAVVVTALIIVLLAREPTRRARFGACLAVAASGALGVIALPMQVDGVLPTGGVLAPLFAGLFGAPVLIEAYRGVGVPEQDDPAVADGPRSVAGPGLAGSLAGAAVAYVPGVSGAIAAVFAVEAARAEGDRAFVAALSGVNTANTVFALYALFALGAPHTGVLVAFERASLPRTLPLLLASVALAACAGAVLVPVLGDRYFRLVRRLNHRRLTAGVCALLVVLAWVLAGWVGVALLGVATLVGLIPPQFGARRVHLMAVLLVPLALG, from the coding sequence ATGGACGTCGCCGGCGTGCGCGTACTCGTCTCTCCCAATGCGTCAGCGGCGGCGCTGGCCGCGGTCACCGCGGGCGTCCTGCTGGGGACGTGTTCAGGACTCGTCCCCGGACTACACGTCAACACCCTCGCACTGCTTTTGGCTGCCGCGGCGCCATCCGTTCCGGGGCCGCCACAGCTCGTCGGCGCGGCGATGCTCGCGGCGGGCGTGACCCACTCATTTCTCGACGTGGTGCCGACGCTGGCGCTCGGAGTGCCGGACCCCGCGATGGCGGTGAGCGCGCTCCCCGGCCACCGCCTCGTGATGGGCGGGCGCGGCCGGGAGGCGCTACGCGTCTCCGCGCTCGGCAGTGGCGTCGCAGTCGCAGTCGCGTTCGTCCTCGGCGTCCCCGTCACCCTCGCCGCCACCGTCGTCGCGCCGCTCGTCTACGAACACCTCGCCGTCGTCGTCACCGCGCTCATAATCGTCCTGCTCGCCCGCGAACCGACGCGACGCGCCCGGTTCGGAGCGTGTCTCGCAGTCGCCGCGAGCGGCGCGCTCGGCGTCATCGCGCTCCCGATGCAGGTGGACGGCGTGCTGCCGACGGGTGGCGTACTCGCGCCGCTGTTCGCCGGCCTGTTCGGCGCACCCGTCCTCATCGAAGCCTACCGCGGGGTCGGCGTCCCCGAACAGGACGACCCGGCTGTTGCGGACGGTCCGCGTTCTGTTGCTGGCCCGGGACTGGCGGGCAGTCTCGCGGGCGCCGCAGTCGCGTACGTCCCCGGCGTCTCCGGCGCCATCGCCGCAGTGTTCGCTGTCGAGGCGGCGCGCGCCGAGGGCGACCGGGCGTTCGTCGCGGCGCTCTCCGGCGTCAACACGGCAAATACCGTCTTTGCGCTGTACGCGTTGTTCGCGCTCGGTGCTCCCCACACCGGCGTGCTCGTCGCGTTCGAGCGCGCGTCGCTCCCGCGGACGCTCCCGCTGTTGCTTGCCAGCGTCGCGCTCGCGGCGTGCGCCGGCGCCGTCCTCGTGCCCGTGTTGGGCGACCGCTACTTTCGTCTCGTGCGCCGGCTGAACCACCGGCGACTCACTGCTGGCGTCTGCGCGCTACTGGTCGTGCTCGCGTGGGTGTTAGCGGGCTGGGTCGGCGTCGCACTGCTCGGCGTGGCGACGCTCGTCGGCCTGATTCCGCCGCAGTTCGGCGCGCGCCGCGTCCACCTGATGGCCGTCTTGCTCGTGCCACTGGCGCTCGGCTAG
- a CDS encoding cupin domain-containing protein, translating into MTDDTPAVELADVDALTEAPHAEVFETRTPRTVRLALDEGESVPAHQHPDSMVVLYVRSGALELALGDDIYDLEPGDAVRFDGAQDVSPRAVETAEALAVFAPKTD; encoded by the coding sequence GTGACCGACGACACGCCAGCCGTCGAACTCGCGGACGTCGACGCACTGACCGAGGCGCCCCACGCAGAGGTGTTCGAAACGCGGACTCCCCGAACCGTACGACTCGCACTCGACGAGGGCGAGTCCGTCCCCGCCCACCAACACCCCGACTCGATGGTCGTCCTCTACGTTCGCTCGGGCGCGCTCGAACTCGCGCTCGGTGACGACATCTACGACCTCGAACCCGGGGACGCCGTCCGGTTCGACGGCGCACAGGACGTTTCCCCGCGAGCCGTCGAGACGGCCGAGGCGCTGGCCGTCTTCGCGCCGAAAACCGACTAG